CTGCTCTGAGTTCTTTACCGTAGGATTCACGCAAAGATGCAGCAATAGGATGTGTCGAATGCAGCTCCGCCAAAGCGGCGGTTTCGAGCAGGGTTTCGTTTGTAAAATCCCCGGCAGGATAAATCCCTGTTACACGGAAAACACCTTTGGTGAGTGTGCCTGTTTTATCAAAAACAGCGTATTTCACATGATTCAGAGCTTCAAGATAATTCCCGCCCTTGATCAGAATACCTGAACGGGAGGCTGCCCCGATTCCCCCAAAGAAGCCCAATGGAATAGATACTACCAGCGCACATGGACAAGAAATAACGAGGAAAACAAGCGCACGGTACACCCAATCTGCAAATTGTGCACCTGGCACAACAAGCGGTGGAACAACCGCCAACAACAGCGCTACAATAACCACTACGGGAGTATAGTATCTGGAAAATTTCGTGATAAACTTTTCAGTCGGCGCTTTTTTGGCACTCGCATTTTGCACTAATTCCAAAATTTTAGAGACCGCGGATTCACTAAACTCTTTGCTAACCTCTACCGTTAGAAGCCCGTTCGTATTGATAAATCCACTCAACACGCTACTTCCCGGCTCCACAGTACGAGGCACCGATTCACCAGTCAACGCAGAGGTATCCACATGCGATTTACCATCTACAACTTTACCGTCCAGCGGGATCTTCTCGCCTGGCTTAATCACAATCAAATCCCCAATGCGAACGTCTTCTGGAGACACTCTCCGTACGGACTCAGCCGTCTTCAGGTTCGCATAGTCCGGTCTAATATCCATCAGATCACTGATGGACTTACGTGAACGGTTAACTGCGATGCCTTGAAACAGCTCTCCGATTTGATAAAAGAACATGACAGCTACGCCTTCCGGGTATTCCCCAATCGCAAATGCACCAACAGTAGCCAGCGTCATCAGGAAGTATTCGTCAAAGGCCATTCCACGTACCAAACTGCGTGCAGCCTGCAAGACAACATCACCGCCAACGATGATATATGCCAGTAAAAATAAGGCCAGCTTGCCTACACCTTCAACAGGTAACCACCAGGCAACAGCCGCAACGACCGCACCAATAGCCAAACGCGCAATCATGCGGCGCATACCGTCCGTACCGTGATCATGCGTATGCCCAGCGTGGCTATCATCTCCATGCGAATGTGAATGAGCATGGGTGGATTCACCATGTTTGTGCTCTGCATGGTGGTTGTGATGCTCTTGTGTATGTCCTTCACCTTCATCATTATGCTCATGACCGCATGCACAATCCTCTACGCTATCTGATTGTACTGCACCAGCATGGCTTCGACTGTCTTCATGTAGGTGGCCACGGGCACTTTTTACCACCATCCGAACATGTGGCTCAAGTCTATGAACCTTCCGTTCCGTCTGGCGAAAAACCTCTTCTTTTTGATCCGAACTTGTGGTCATCGTCAACGTTTTCGTAACAAAATTGACCGAGCAATCCATGACCCCTTCTATTTTACTGACTCCATTTTCAATCTTGAGCGCACAGTTGGCGCAATCCAAACCTTCCAAAATCCATTCATGCCGTTCCGTTCTTTTTAGAGCATCCATAATCATTGGCCTCCAATTAACTATATATGAGCAACTGTTCATATATTATTTATTAAGGTCATTATATTCAGGATCAGGGTCAAAAGTCAATGACATCTAGCCCTTTTTAACAAAAAAATCGACTTCAACGGACAAACGCCAAAAGAGCGCCAATCGCTTGGCGCCCTCTGTTGTTTTATCCCAAAAGATTATTGATGTGATATGTGTTGATGGGTTTGCAAAAAGATCTGCTCCACATGATTATCATCCAGTGAATAAAACACCGTTTTGCCTTCTTTGCGTCGTTTGACAATACGCAGGTTGCGCAAATAACGAAGCTGGTGGGATACCGCAGATTGTCCCATATTGAGCACCTGGGTCAGATCATGAACACACAGTTCTTTTTGTGCCAGGGCATAAATCAGCTTGATTCGTGTCGGGTCACCCAAAGCTTTAAACAGCTCCGACATTTTGTATGCGATGGAATCCTCAACAAGGGAAGATTTTATGCGCTCGATTTCCTGATCTGAACCGTGACAAGCCGGCTCGCAATCCAAAGCTTCCGTTTCAGAATTCATCCTTTTCACCCCGTGTATTTCGACTTGATGCTCCTATTATAGCAAATTCGTAGAGTTTACGAATAGCTTATATTACAGCTTGCCCTGTAACAGAAGACTTCCAAGTCTCAAATGCTTGCCTAACGCTATAGCTTTACAGTACATAAAGCTTAATTCAGCGTCTTTAATACTTCATCACTGTAAGGAATAATTTCTTCTATTTGTTGATCACGTAACTTCACCGCAAACGCTGGATCAACCAGCAAAGCACGTCCAACCGCAACCAGATCAGCTTCCTCTCGTTCTACTTGCCCCACGAGTTGTTCTAATCTTGCCTCTACACTACTGGATTGTTCGGTTTGACGATTATTATTTTTTTCAAAATCACTCAAAAACGCCTTCTCCAAGCCAATGGAGCCTACAGTAATAACTGGCTTACCTGTTATCTTTTTCGTCCAAGCTGCCAGGTTTAGATCGGACCCTTCAAATTCCGGTTCCCAAAAACGGCGGCTTGAGCAATGGAATACATCCACTCCTGCCTTCACTAATGGAGCGAGAAACTGTTCAAGTTCCTGAGGTGTCTGTGCCAGCTTTTCTTCATAGTGGTACATCTTCCACTGGGAGAATCGCAGTATAATTGGGAAATCCGGCCCTACTGCACGACGACAAGCCTCAATGACCTCCACCGCAAATCGAGTACGCTGGACCAAATTGCCTCCATATTGATCGGTACGCTTATTCGTTTTGTCCCAGAAAAACTGATCGATTAAATAGCCATGTGCCCCATGAAGCTCAATGCCGTCAAAACCCACTCGCTGGGCATCGGCAGCAGCCTGAGCATAAGCGGAGATGATATTCGCAATCTCGGTCTCGGTCAACGGCTCAACTACCTTTTCACCGGCAGGAGAAATACCGGACGGACCGACAGGCAATGCCTCGGGATTCGGTTGGTTATCCGCACCTATTTGGCGAGCTGTACCCACATGCCAGAGCTGCGGTATAATCTTGCCACCTACCGCATGAACCTCCTCGACTACCTTGGCCCACCCCTTTAATCCCTCACCATAAAAATTAGGAATGCTGGTGTGCTCTACAGCTGCGGGATGATTAATAGCAGTTCCCTCCGTAATAATCAAACCAACCGCATTTTCTGCACGCCGACGATAATACATCGCCACGTCAGACCCTGGGATACCTTGAGGAGAAAAATTTCGTGTCATTGGCGCCATAACAATCCGATTGGGAAGAGATAAATTACCTGCCTTAAAAGGTTTAAACAGTAATTCTGTGTTCATTACTTTTCCCTCCGCTCTCCACTAGTATTATCGTTTTCACTCTACTGTTATACAATTCCATTTTACACATACGTAAACTTGAGTTCAAGAAACCACAGTTTTAATTTTAATAAGCTACACAAAAAAAAGAAGAAGCGGTTCTAAGTCCGCTCCTTCTTTCCTAATTAGTTTGTACTTGTGTGATTTTTAGTGTGCTACCATGTTGTATTCCATAATCCATACTGAACCACCAACGACGGTCAACAGGATCACTACACCAAGAATCAAGGTCATAACATTCCAACGTGGTCCATTGCTTTCACGGATGTGCATGAAGAAGAAAAGCTGAACCAGAAATTGCAGCACTGCCGCGGCTAAAATAACAACCATGGTCGAAGTGCGGCTCAACATATGATTCATCACCACGAAGAGAGGAATGATGGTCAGTACGATGGACAGAATAAACCCGATAACATAGGATTTCACTGAACCGTGAGAATCATCATGACCATGCGAACCTGCTCCTGATTGATGCTGTGCCATCTACATCACCCCCATCAAATAGACGACTGTCAGCAAGAAGATCCAGACAGCGTCCAAAAAGTGCCAATACAAGCTCAATGCCGAAACTTTCCCCTTCGTCTCTGGTGTAAGCCCGCGTTTTTTCAACTGGAACATGAGTCCAATCATCCAAACCAGACCTAACGAAACGTGAAGTCCGTGCGTTCCGACTAGAGTGAAGAATGCCGACAAGAACGCACTGGTTCCAAAATTGGCTCCTTCGTGTACCATTTCAACAAACTCGTAAACTTCAAAACCGATAAAACCAAGACCCAGGATCGCTGTTACGATTAACCAGCTGATTAATCCCTTCATGCTTCCTTTGTTCATAGCCAACACAGCCAGACCACTTGTGAAGCTGCTCGTGAGCAAGAGGAACGTTTCAATAATAACGCCCGTCATGTTAAACAGCTCTGCGCCACCTGGTCCTCCGGCCGTGTTATTCCGAAGGACAACGAAGGTTGCGAACAAGGTACTGAACAGGATTACGTCCGTTACGAGGAAGATCCAAAAACCAAGCATCTTCAGCTCTTGCGGATCGTGATGCCCGTGGTCATGATCATGGCTGTGATGTGCTGCAGCTTGTGCCATTATACAGACCCCCTTATTGCCGCTTCCGTGCGTTTTACTTCATCCGCAGGGATATAGTAGTCGCCATCGTAGGAGAAGAACGAACGGCAAATCATACAAATTGCCACACCGATCAGCCCTGGAATATAGAAGAACGACCATCCGAATACGAACCCGAAACCTGCAATGAAAAAGAATACCGACATAATGAATGGAATCGCCGAGTTTTTCGGCATATGAATCGCTTCAATTGGCGGTTGCTTTCTGAAAATACCTTTTGCACGTTTATCTTTTTCTGCCCACCAGTCATCACGTTCTTCTACTTGTGGAATGGTAGCAAAATTGTATTCCGGTGCAGGTGAAGGTATCGACCATTCCAACGTATGGCCACCCCAAGGGTCGCCTGTTGTATCCTTCAGCTTGCGGTAATTCTTGATGCCCAGAAGAATTTGAAGAACCTGGAACAAGAACCCAATCCCCATCAGGAATGCCCCAACGGTCGAAACGAGGTTAAGCGGCTGCCAGCCGGTATCCCAGCCATAAGTGCTCAGACGACGCGTCATACCCATCAGACCGAGAGAATATTGTGGAATAAAACATACATAGAAACCGATGTTCCAGAACCAGAAAGCCCATTTACCAGGCGTTTCAGGCAATGTGAAACCGAACATTTTAGGCCACCAATAGTACAGACCTGCCAAGTAACCGAACACTACACCACCAATCAGAGCGGAGTGAAAGTGAGCGATCAAGAAGTAACTGTTATGGAACTGGAAGTCAGCAGGCGCTACAGACAACATGACGCCCGTTAAACCAGCAATCAAGAAGTTCGGAATAAAAGCAATTGACCACATCATAGGGGTTTTGAATGTAATCTTACCCCGATACATCGTGAACAGCCAGTTAAATACTTTAACCCCTGTCGGTATTGCGATAACCATCGTCGAAATCGCAAAGAATGCATTAACATCTGCGCCTGATCCCATCGTGAAGAAGTGATGCGCCCAGGTGAAGAAGGACAGGATCGCAATCATGAACATAGCGTAAACCATGGATTTGTAGCCAAACAATTTCTTTTTGGAGAATACACTGATGACCTCGGAATAAATACCGAAGGCAGGCAAAACTACAATGTATACCTCAGGGTGACCCCACATCCAGATCAAGTTGATATACATCATCGGGTTACCGCCGAAATCAAGCGTAAAGAAGTGTCCTCCTCCAAAGCGGTCAAGGAACAGCAATGCCAAAGTAACCGTCAGAATCGGGAATGCGAAAATGATAATAACACATGACGAAAATACGGACCACGTAAAGACAGGCATTTTCATCCAAGTCATACCAGGTGCACGCATTTTAATAATGGTCACAATAAAGTTGATCCCCGTAGCCAATGAACCTATACCAGAAATCTGAATACCCCAGATATAGAAGTTCTGACCGACGCCAGGACTAAATTGCAGTTCTGAAAGCGGTGGATAACTCAACCACCCTGCATCTGGCGAACCGCCGATAACAAAGGACAAGTTGAACAACATCGCTCCCATAAAGAAAAGCCAAAAGCTCAATGCGTTCAGGAAAGGAAACGCAACGTCGCGCGCACCAATTTGAAGGGGTACGGCGATATTAAACAAACCAAACATCAACGGCATCGCCATAAACAGGATCATGATCGTGCCGTGAGTTGTGAAAATCTGATTGTAATGCTCAGGATGCAGAAGTGTCACATCCGGTGTAGCCAGTTGAACACGCATCAATAATGCATCCACGCCTCCGCGGAATAACATCAAGATGGCCGCAAGAATATACATAATACCGACTTTTTTATGGTCAACAGTAGTCAACCAGTTTTTCCAAAGCCAGCCCCATTTTTTGAAATAAGTGAGCACAAACACGATCCCGATCGTCGCTAATGCGATGGAGACGTCCGCTCCATAGATCATTGGGTCTCCAGTAACGAAGAAAGTGGATGCAAACTCTTTTATTTTGTCAAGCATTGGGGGCCTCCTTCCTTATAATCATTTAATTGTGTCCGCTCATATTCATATGACTCATGTCCATTCCAGCATGATCTTCTGTGCCGGACTTGGTTGAATCTTCTGTGGATGTAGCTCCGCCATGTCCAGCATGGGGGTTAGGAGCCCCTTCCACTACATACTTGTTGACAATCTCTTTGAACAAGCCATCTGGAATCGAAGAATACTCATCAGGCTGGGACAAACCTGGTTTTGCAAGCGCCAAATAGCCGTCTTTCGTCAGCGGCTTAGACTGCTTCTTGATGTCAGCGACCCAGTTTTTATACTCTTCATCCGACTGGACCTCTACATCAAAACGCATTTGTCCAAAATGCTCACCGCTAAAGTTTGCACCCGAACCAAAGTAAGTTCCTTCGTGATCGGCCTGCAAATGCAGTTTCATAGCCATGCCTGACATGGTGTAGATTTGTCCGCCCAATTGCGGAATCCAGAACGAGTTCATCGGTGCGTCAGCAGTCAGTTCAAAACGGACTGGAACACCTTTAGGAATGTGAACTTGGTTAACTGTAGCTATACCTTCCTCTGGGTACATAAAGAGCCATTTCCAGTCCAGTGAAGTCACTTGAATGGTTACTGGCTTTTGCGTACTTGCCAACGGCTTGGAAGGCTCCAGCAAGTAGGTATATCTTGCAGTAATAACCGCAATAATACAGATAACGATAATTGGAATAGCCCACCATGTGGTCTCCAGCTTTTTGCTGTCATCCCAGTGGGGTTGGTACTTCACCTTGTTTGTCGGTGTATCACGATACCGCCAAATGATGAAGAAAGTCAAAATCATGACCGGTACAATTATTAGCGCAGACAATGCCGTTGTAAGAATGATCAGCTCTTTTTGTGCTTGCCCAATGGGTCCTTTCGGATCGAAAACAACGTATTTTCCGCCAGCATAAAAACACGTCCAAATGAGCAATGCTACCGTGAGCACGGTCAAAACCAACGCAATAATCGCTTTTGGTTTTTTGTTCATGTTGTTCCCCTCTCCTTAAATAATAAATTACTCAAAACTTAACGAACTCCTGTAATGTTGCCCCTATATAAGATAGCAGAAAAGCGGCCACTTTTTTTATTGTTAACAGAATTGTCGATTATTTGTCCGATTTTTGTGAAAAATATCTCTAAAAATAAAATTTCTCTTGCAAATTCAAAATATATTATAATTCAAAGATGACATATTAAAAACGTTATTTGTGTATCTTAAAGAAGTTATATTAAAGAAAAAAGCGGGACTCCCTACAGTTATCATCCTACACTGCTCGAAGCCCCACCTTGTTGTTTTCAGTATATATTTGCTTTAAATCATTTTTAATTTTATTAACTGCGACCGTTTTCCTGGTCTTCCTTCTTGCGTGCAATGACAAATGATTTCCCAACGAGAAAAATAAAAATCCCGGCAACAACGCAGCCAATGCCTGTCATTAAATATATATTTCGATCAGTCAAATTTCCTATATCAAGCAAAATAAGGATAATACCTGCAATACAAGCGATCAAAGCGATA
The Paenibacillus peoriae DNA segment above includes these coding regions:
- a CDS encoding NADH:flavin oxidoreductase, yielding MNTELLFKPFKAGNLSLPNRIVMAPMTRNFSPQGIPGSDVAMYYRRRAENAVGLIITEGTAINHPAAVEHTSIPNFYGEGLKGWAKVVEEVHAVGGKIIPQLWHVGTARQIGADNQPNPEALPVGPSGISPAGEKVVEPLTETEIANIISAYAQAAADAQRVGFDGIELHGAHGYLIDQFFWDKTNKRTDQYGGNLVQRTRFAVEVIEACRRAVGPDFPIILRFSQWKMYHYEEKLAQTPQELEQFLAPLVKAGVDVFHCSSRRFWEPEFEGSDLNLAAWTKKITGKPVITVGSIGLEKAFLSDFEKNNNRQTEQSSSVEARLEQLVGQVEREEADLVAVGRALLVDPAFAVKLRDQQIEEIIPYSDEVLKTLN
- a CDS encoding cbb3-type cytochrome c oxidase subunit I, yielding MLDKIKEFASTFFVTGDPMIYGADVSIALATIGIVFVLTYFKKWGWLWKNWLTTVDHKKVGIMYILAAILMLFRGGVDALLMRVQLATPDVTLLHPEHYNQIFTTHGTIMILFMAMPLMFGLFNIAVPLQIGARDVAFPFLNALSFWLFFMGAMLFNLSFVIGGSPDAGWLSYPPLSELQFSPGVGQNFYIWGIQISGIGSLATGINFIVTIIKMRAPGMTWMKMPVFTWSVFSSCVIIIFAFPILTVTLALLFLDRFGGGHFFTLDFGGNPMMYINLIWMWGHPEVYIVVLPAFGIYSEVISVFSKKKLFGYKSMVYAMFMIAILSFFTWAHHFFTMGSGADVNAFFAISTMVIAIPTGVKVFNWLFTMYRGKITFKTPMMWSIAFIPNFLIAGLTGVMLSVAPADFQFHNSYFLIAHFHSALIGGVVFGYLAGLYYWWPKMFGFTLPETPGKWAFWFWNIGFYVCFIPQYSLGLMGMTRRLSTYGWDTGWQPLNLVSTVGAFLMGIGFLFQVLQILLGIKNYRKLKDTTGDPWGGHTLEWSIPSPAPEYNFATIPQVEERDDWWAEKDKRAKGIFRKQPPIEAIHMPKNSAIPFIMSVFFFIAGFGFVFGWSFFYIPGLIGVAICMICRSFFSYDGDYYIPADEVKRTEAAIRGSV
- a CDS encoding ArsR/SmtB family transcription factor, producing the protein MNSETEALDCEPACHGSDQEIERIKSSLVEDSIAYKMSELFKALGDPTRIKLIYALAQKELCVHDLTQVLNMGQSAVSHQLRYLRNLRIVKRRKEGKTVFYSLDDNHVEQIFLQTHQHISHQ
- the cyoC gene encoding cytochrome o ubiquinol oxidase subunit III yields the protein MAQAAAHHSHDHDHGHHDPQELKMLGFWIFLVTDVILFSTLFATFVVLRNNTAGGPGGAELFNMTGVIIETFLLLTSSFTSGLAVLAMNKGSMKGLISWLIVTAILGLGFIGFEVYEFVEMVHEGANFGTSAFLSAFFTLVGTHGLHVSLGLVWMIGLMFQLKKRGLTPETKGKVSALSLYWHFLDAVWIFLLTVVYLMGVM
- a CDS encoding heavy metal translocating P-type ATPase — translated: MDALKRTERHEWILEGLDCANCALKIENGVSKIEGVMDCSVNFVTKTLTMTTSSDQKEEVFRQTERKVHRLEPHVRMVVKSARGHLHEDSRSHAGAVQSDSVEDCACGHEHNDEGEGHTQEHHNHHAEHKHGESTHAHSHSHGDDSHAGHTHDHGTDGMRRMIARLAIGAVVAAVAWWLPVEGVGKLALFLLAYIIVGGDVVLQAARSLVRGMAFDEYFLMTLATVGAFAIGEYPEGVAVMFFYQIGELFQGIAVNRSRKSISDLMDIRPDYANLKTAESVRRVSPEDVRIGDLIVIKPGEKIPLDGKVVDGKSHVDTSALTGESVPRTVEPGSSVLSGFINTNGLLTVEVSKEFSESAVSKILELVQNASAKKAPTEKFITKFSRYYTPVVVIVALLLAVVPPLVVPGAQFADWVYRALVFLVISCPCALVVSIPLGFFGGIGAASRSGILIKGGNYLEALNHVKYAVFDKTGTLTKGVFRVTGIYPAGDFTNETLLETAALAELHSTHPIAASLRESYGKELRAERVQQYSEISSHGIQAQIDGRLVSAGNARLMEREHVAFNVAQQAGTLDEGTVVHVAVDGTYAGCILISDEVKEDAAQTVTSLKKLGVVKTIMLTGDNRTVAEAVGRQLGLDEVRAELLPQHKAEAIEQLSASKKTSDKILFVGDGINDTPVLALADVGVAMGGLGSDAAIEAADIVIMNDEPSRLVTAIHIAKRTRRIVWQNIIFALGVKAVFLTLGAFGIATMWEAVFSDVGVTLLAVLNVMRVLKVRSYE
- the cyoD gene encoding cytochrome o ubiquinol oxidase subunit IV; this translates as MAQHQSGAGSHGHDDSHGSVKSYVIGFILSIVLTIIPLFVVMNHMLSRTSTMVVILAAAVLQFLVQLFFFMHIRESNGPRWNVMTLILGVVILLTVVGGSVWIMEYNMVAH
- the cyoA gene encoding ubiquinol oxidase subunit II encodes the protein MNKKPKAIIALVLTVLTVALLIWTCFYAGGKYVVFDPKGPIGQAQKELIILTTALSALIIVPVMILTFFIIWRYRDTPTNKVKYQPHWDDSKKLETTWWAIPIIVICIIAVITARYTYLLEPSKPLASTQKPVTIQVTSLDWKWLFMYPEEGIATVNQVHIPKGVPVRFELTADAPMNSFWIPQLGGQIYTMSGMAMKLHLQADHEGTYFGSGANFSGEHFGQMRFDVEVQSDEEYKNWVADIKKQSKPLTKDGYLALAKPGLSQPDEYSSIPDGLFKEIVNKYVVEGAPNPHAGHGGATSTEDSTKSGTEDHAGMDMSHMNMSGHN